The Vulcanimicrobium alpinum sequence AGCCGCACGCGCTCCATCCGCCGCCGCACCGGCTCGATCGCCGCGTCGAAGGAGCCAGCCTCGGCCGGCGTGTGCAGCGACGCTTCGGCTTCGTCCGGCGCAGGCGGCAGCGCGACGGGTGCGGCGCTTGCGGCGAGTGCAGGCTCCGGCGAGGATTGCGTGCCGACGAGCGTGGGATTCCGCTCGAGCACGAAATCGGTGACGTGCGGAAAAAACTCGGCGAGGCCGACGAACGCCGTCTGCCACGGCACCGCGTTGAGCACGCGCGGACGCCGTGCAACCGCGAGCAGAATCTTGCGCGCGACGGTCTCAGGCGTCGCCATGATCGCGGCGGGCGCACCCGGCATCCCGGCGCGGCTCATGAACGCGGTGTCGACGACGCCCGGGTCGACGTACGTCACCGCGATCCCGTCAGTTTTGAGTTCGCGGCGCAAGATCGCGGCGATCGAACGGGTCGCGGCCTTCGACGGCGCATATGCGCCCAGCCCGTGCACCGGCACGCGCGCGACCCCGCTTCCGACCAGGAACACCTGTCCGCGCGACGCGCGCAGCAGCGGGAGCGCTTCGCGCACGAGCGCGATCGGGCCGATCGCGTGGGTGCCGAATTGCGCGCGCAGCGCGTCATCGCTCTGTTCGACCAGCGCGCCGACGGCGACGTGCCCGGCGTTGTTCACCAGGACGTCGATGCTCCCGAACGCGCGGTGCGCGAGGTCGACGACGCGTTTTGCGTTCGCGGGATCGGCGACGTCGAGCGCCTCGACCGCGATCCGTCCGCCCTCCGACCGCACGCGTTCGGCGAGCGCGTCGAGTGCGATGCGGTTGCGCCCGATCCCGACCACGTCGTACCCGGCGCGCGCGGCCCGCAGAGCGAGGGCGCGTCCGATCCCCGACGACGCGCCGGTAATCACGATGACGCTCATCGAACCGCGCCGCGCACCTCGCGCAGCGCCGCCGCGGCGCCGGTGGTCAAGCACGACATGTCGCTGATCACCCCGACGAAGCGATAGCCGAGCGCGAGCATCTCTTTCGCCTGCGCCGCGTCGCGCGCCAGGATCCCCGCTACTTTTCCGGCGTCGCGGCACTGCTGCGGGATGCGGCGCACGGCGTCCATGTACGGGCCGTCGCTGTTCCACGCATCCGGATAGCGCATCCCGTAGGATGCGGCGAGGTCGTTGGGGCCGACGAAGAGCCCATCGACGCCGTCTACGGCGAGGATCGCAACGGCGTTCTCGGCTGCTTCGCGGGTCTCGGTCTGCACGAAGACACTGACGGTGTCGTTCGCGCGCTCGCTGTACGTGTTCGGATCGGTGCGGAAAGCGAGGTTTGCGCGGACGCCGCCGCGGCTGCGTTCGCCCAGCGGCGGGAAGCGCGCGTCGCGCACGACCGCGCGCGCCGCGTCGACGTCGTTGACCACCGGCACGATGATCCCGTACGCGCCCAGATCGAGAACGCGCTGGATCTGCGCGCTCTCGTTCCATGCGGGGCGCACGAACGGCGTCGCGCCGCCGGCGCGGATCGCGGTCACCATCGTCGCCGCGTCGGAGAGCGGGACGGGACCGTGCTCCATGTCGATGAGGAGCCAATCCCAGCCGCCGATCGCAAGCATCTCGACGGCGAGCGGGTCGGCGATGCTCACCCAGATGCCGAGCGCCGCTTCGCCGGCAGCGAGTTTCTTCCGGACGTCGTTATCGCGCACGAAGCGGCTTACCCCGCCCGGCCGCCGCGTTCCTCGACCGCGCGCAGGAAGCCGTCGTAGAGCGTCAGCGTGCTCTGCGGCAGCGTGCGGTAGTAGTAGGTGTCGGCGATCAGCGGGATATCGTTCGTCGGCAGCACCGAGCGACGTTGACGGGCGAAGGCAGCCAGCGCATCGGCGACGGGCTTGGACGTGCCGTCGCTGCGGATGATCCCGAACGACCGCTCGTGCGGCGCGCGATCGAAGGGCGGCTCGTCGCGCAGCGCGTCGGCGTAATCTGCCCAGCACCACCACCACGCGCCGAGGCGGCCGTCGGCGTGAAGACGTTCGAGCACGGCGGTGCAGTAGTCGGCAGTTTCGGTTTCCGTCAGACACGCATACGTCGCGAGTACCGGATCGTCGGGTGAGATCGTCGGCGTCGGCGGTTCGTCGGGGAGGGCGATGCGATCGAACGGCGAGAGCTTGCGTCCCGGACACGTCGGCGCTCCGAGCTCGCTGAAGAGGATGGGCTTGCGGGAGAATCCCGCGGTGAGATGCGCGAGAAACGGCACCACTTCGGGATCGAGCCGATTGCGCGCGAATGCGCTGTACACCGGATAGCCGTGCATCGTCGCGTAGGCGAACGACGCGCACAGCGAGCCGAGGCGCAGGTTGCGATCGCGGGTGAGGTCCTCACCGTGCGTCCCGGCGGTCACCGGAATTCCCGATGTCTCCTCGAGCGCTTTCGTCAAGCGGCGCGACCAGTCGGCGGCGACGTACTCGTCGTCGGGTTCGCGCAAGTTGGTGAACTCGTTACCGAGATCCCACGCGCAGACTGCGGGATGCGCGCGCAGCCGCTCGCCGGCGGCACGAGCGAACACGAGCTGTGCGCCGAGCAGCGCGCCGCGATAGAAATCGCCGATTCCGCGATTGGATTCTCCGCGCTCGGTGATGGTGCGGAAGCGCCCGGCAGGCGTTGCCGGATCGAGCGACCACGACGGCAGCCAGTTCACTCCGCTCATGTGGCCGCAGAAGAGCGTCGGCATCGTGCGCAGGCCGGCCTCCGCAGCGAGATCGGCGAACGCCTCGAGCCGGGCAAGCATCGTCGGTTCGACCGTGTCGGGCTGCGGCTGAAAGTCGGCCCAACGCAGGAAGAATCGCACGGTGTCGAGCCCGAGCGCCGCGATCCGCGCGAAGTCCTCGCGGATCTCGCCCGCGTCGAACCGCTCCCACATCGCCATCGCACTGCGATTGGGCCAGTAGTTGATCCCGACAGAGAAGCGCACGTTGCCTAGTACCCGCCCAACGACGCAGCCGCCTGGACGGCGACGCGCAGCATGACCGCGCAACGAAGCGAGGGCGGCCGCCGGAGCGGCCCGAACGCCGTCGGCGATGAGTGAATCGCCCCGGGTCGGGATCGTCATGGGATCCACCTCCGACCTCGACACGATGCGCGCGGCCGCGACGATGCTCCAGGAACTCGGCGTCGCGTTCGAGCTGAAGGTCGTCTCCGCGCATCGCACGCCGGACTTGATGTTTCGCTACGCGAGCGAGGCAGCGGGTCGTGGGCTTGCGGTGATCATCGCGGGCGCGGGCGGCGCGGCGCACTTGCCGGGGATGATCGCCACCAAGACCAACCTGCCGGTCATCGGGGTCCCGGTGCAGTCGAAGGCGCTCAACGGCCTCGATTCGCTGCTCTCGATCGCGCAGATGCCGGCCGGCGTTCCCGTCGCCGCGATGGCGATCGGCGGTGCGGCGAACGCGGCGCTGTTCGCGGCGCGGATCCTCGCCCTGCAGGATGCGGCGCTCGCGCAGCGCCTCGCCGAACGGGTCGCGAAGATCACGGCCGAGGTCGAGGCGATCGAGCTGTGAGCGCGATTCACACGATCGGCATCCTCGGGGGCGGTCAGCTCGGGCGGATGCTGACGCTCGAGGCGAAGCGGATGGGGTACCGCATCGTGACGCTTGAGCCGTTTCCGAATTCCCCGACCGGACAGATCGCCGACGAGCAGATCGTCGCGGCCTACGACGATCTGCGCGCGATCGGCGAGCTCGGCGCGCGTTGCGACGTCGTCACCTACGAGTTCGAAAACATTCCGCTGGAGTCGGTGCTCGCGCTCGAACACGATCGCCGGATCGTCCATCCCGGTTCGACGGCCCTGCGGATCACGCAGGAGCGCATCCTCGAGAAGACGTTCGTACGCGAGTGCGGGATCCCGACCGCCGACTTCGCGCCGGTCCGTTCGCACGACGAACTCGAGGCCGCCGAACGCGCGATCGGCTATCCCGGCGTCGTGAAAACGACGATGGGCGGCTACGACGGGAAAGGGCAATGGGTCGTGCGCTCGCGCGAGGACGCCGAGCGTGCGTGGACGCAGGCGAAGGGCGCGGCGCTCATCTGGGAGCGGATGATCCCGTTCGACTGCGAGCTTTCGATCATCGCGGCGCGCAACGCGCACGGCGAAGTGATCGCGTTTCCGACGTCGGAGAATCAGCACGATCACGGCGTGCTGGCGACGACGATCGTTCCCGGAAGGATCGCTCCGGCGCTCGCCGAGCGCGCAAGGCGCTACGCGACCACGATCGCCGAGCGGCTGGAGATCGTGGGGACGTTCTGCGTGGAGTTCTTCGCCGCGGGTGACGATCTGCTCGTTAACGAGATCGCGCCGCGCGTGCACAATAGCGGGCACTATTCGCTCGACGCGATGTCGCTCTCGCAGTACGAGGCGCACGTGCGCGCGATCTGCGGGTTGCCGCTTGTCGAGCCGCGCCA is a genomic window containing:
- a CDS encoding glycoside hydrolase 5 family protein, with product MRFSVGINYWPNRSAMAMWERFDAGEIREDFARIAALGLDTVRFFLRWADFQPQPDTVEPTMLARLEAFADLAAEAGLRTMPTLFCGHMSGVNWLPSWSLDPATPAGRFRTITERGESNRGIGDFYRGALLGAQLVFARAAGERLRAHPAVCAWDLGNEFTNLREPDDEYVAADWSRRLTKALEETSGIPVTAGTHGEDLTRDRNLRLGSLCASFAYATMHGYPVYSAFARNRLDPEVVPFLAHLTAGFSRKPILFSELGAPTCPGRKLSPFDRIALPDEPPTPTISPDDPVLATYACLTETETADYCTAVLERLHADGRLGAWWWCWADYADALRDEPPFDRAPHERSFGIIRSDGTSKPVADALAAFARQRRSVLPTNDIPLIADTYYYRTLPQSTLTLYDGFLRAVEERGGRAG
- the purK gene encoding 5-(carboxyamino)imidazole ribonucleotide synthase gives rise to the protein MSAIHTIGILGGGQLGRMLTLEAKRMGYRIVTLEPFPNSPTGQIADEQIVAAYDDLRAIGELGARCDVVTYEFENIPLESVLALEHDRRIVHPGSTALRITQERILEKTFVRECGIPTADFAPVRSHDELEAAERAIGYPGVVKTTMGGYDGKGQWVVRSREDAERAWTQAKGAALIWERMIPFDCELSIIAARNAHGEVIAFPTSENQHDHGVLATTIVPGRIAPALAERARRYATTIAERLEIVGTFCVEFFAAGDDLLVNEIAPRVHNSGHYSLDAMSLSQYEAHVRAICGLPLVEPRQFLPAVMVNILGAGAGDTLGGIDVILREPLLKLHVYGKAHAALRRKMGHFTVLGETVEDALATAERSRASLHWIDNRAAALR
- a CDS encoding SDR family NAD(P)-dependent oxidoreductase, whose product is MSVIVITGASSGIGRALALRAARAGYDVVGIGRNRIALDALAERVRSEGGRIAVEALDVADPANAKRVVDLAHRAFGSIDVLVNNAGHVAVGALVEQSDDALRAQFGTHAIGPIALVREALPLLRASRGQVFLVGSGVARVPVHGLGAYAPSKAATRSIAAILRRELKTDGIAVTYVDPGVVDTAFMSRAGMPGAPAAIMATPETVARKILLAVARRPRVLNAVPWQTAFVGLAEFFPHVTDFVLERNPTLVGTQSSPEPALAASAAPVALPPAPDEAEASLHTPAEAGSFDAAIEPVRRRMERVRLSEPFVRGLLQPDAFLEPDEVALRWAGMPNKNERAATVEVLDALHAAGFLARDGEAYRVLRAP
- the purE gene encoding 5-(carboxyamino)imidazole ribonucleotide mutase: MSESPRVGIVMGSTSDLDTMRAAATMLQELGVAFELKVVSAHRTPDLMFRYASEAAGRGLAVIIAGAGGAAHLPGMIATKTNLPVIGVPVQSKALNGLDSLLSIAQMPAGVPVAAMAIGGAANAALFAARILALQDAALAQRLAERVAKITAEVEAIEL
- a CDS encoding HpcH/HpaI aldolase family protein, with the protein product MRDNDVRKKLAAGEAALGIWVSIADPLAVEMLAIGGWDWLLIDMEHGPVPLSDAATMVTAIRAGGATPFVRPAWNESAQIQRVLDLGAYGIIVPVVNDVDAARAVVRDARFPPLGERSRGGVRANLAFRTDPNTYSERANDTVSVFVQTETREAAENAVAILAVDGVDGLFVGPNDLAASYGMRYPDAWNSDGPYMDAVRRIPQQCRDAGKVAGILARDAAQAKEMLALGYRFVGVISDMSCLTTGAAAALREVRGAVR